CATTAACTTGTATCACATCCTCCTTTTCTTGCTCCTTATATCAGTGAGAAATTAGTCGAGGAAGCAAGTTTTTGTATCAATGGAGTCTTCTTTTAGATggataaaagaagagaaaacctACTGAtatcaaagaagaagaaaagaagaaatgggGGTGGCAGGGGACGGGGTTCTGTAGCCGGGGAAGGGTGTTGTGGGTGGGGGTGGTAgggtccttttcttttttgcataaaatactcctttttcattcactcataaaataatttttaatcattatagAACTTAAATGCCATGTGTCCACAGTTAATTTGTCACTTGCCACGTCACTGGCAAGTGTAACTCACACACTTTACATTTTTGGccgattattaaaaaaatgtctAATTGGTTCAAATTCGGAATAGTATAAATGTTCAATAGGTATAAGTCTAAGTTGAGGTGGCCATAAGAAATTTGTGGATAAATTTAGGAGGCTGTTTATGACTTTCGCCattaatttttgttatgttaGACTTACACACAAAACAATATTTTTCCTAGCACTATAATAAAAAATGTGAAAGTGAATAAAATATTAGGTAAGGCATGCATGGAGCTGATGAGGCGCTGTTTCCAGTAAATAATGTCCACGTAGGCGTGTAAATTCTAGACAGAGTATGAATGGGAAGAACCTTTTCTGAGTTGGCATAGGAAAACGTTAAAATCAATTGAAGTGGATGAATGTCTTGAGTTTCAACATAATAGTCGAGACGGACTCTTTTATTCGTGTTTGATGTGgggtttatttattcatttacttatttacaagaataatatataatattaaggTATAAAAGCTAAAAGGTCTACAACTATTAGAAGGTCTACACCTATTAGAGGGTTACATTGAATTACAGGCTTAACACAGAAAAGAAGGCGAGGATCAGAGGTTTGGAGGCGTAAGTAAAGAGCAGTCAAAGTCCAGCATAATATGCAATTGTTGCAAGTTATATTTTGACATAACTCTGACAATGGTCGTCATTCAAGAACCCATCAACGTTAAAATTCCTCGCAAACTTGAAGTTGGTGAAAAGGTCGAGGTAAGCTTTTCTATACGTATTCACTCTGGGTATTGGCTTTTCTTGAATTGCATTCTTTAATTTCGACCTTGAAATTgcttattatctttttttttatccaggttccttttttttttttttgcttgattATTGCCACATTGCTTTAAATTTCAGGCAAACAAAGTGTATCACAATGGGTAATAAGCTGTATAGGGATGCATGTGTTTCTTTTTTAATGTTCATGTACTGAAGAGCATTAAACTAGTAAAAGCTACTAAATGGTCGCCAAACAGATAAtaaataagtgttttttttcccccaaatttggATTTATTGTACATATAAAGCGTATTATTGAGCATCAATAGATTGAAGGGTTTTGTGAAAGCTTTCAATATTTTGACTTTCAATCACCAGTCAAAGCCATGCTTTCCTTTGGGTATTGAAGAGTGTGCATTGTGTCAAAATAGTTCAATTTCAGGTTTTGAAGGAGGGGACAGGGCTTTTGGGTTTTAATAATTCACTTGGTGTTGATATTTATGCAGGTGAGGAGTATCGAAAGTGGATTCCGGGGTTCATGGTACTCGGCTACTGTGATTGCTTCTTATGATTTGGTTCGTCAAGTTCGATACGATGACCTTCTGTCTGATGATGGTTCCATCAACTTGATCGAATCCGTGAATGTTTCTCCCATGCTTGATGGGGTTATTCCTTCTGAAAAGATGCCACTTACCTATCGTGGTTTGATTAGGCCTTTGCCACCTCCACTTCAATTTACGAGATGGGTTCTACGTTATGGACAATGTGTTGATTTGTTTTATCAAGATGCTTGGTGGGAAGGTGTGATTTTTGACCATGAAGACGGTGCAGACGAGCGGAGAATTTTCTTTCCAGATATGGGTGATGAAATGAAGGCTCAACTCGACAATCTACGTATAACTCAAGATTGGGATGAGGTTTCAGAAGAATGGAAGGCTCGTGATAGctggatttttcttgaaataattGAGGAGATTGAGCAGCTGCACCCCCTTGTGGTCTCACTGAAACAAATTTGGTATGAAATTCGGGAGAAGAATGGCTATGAAAATCTTAAGGAGTGGACATCTACTTCGAGGGATATCTGGAGGAACTTGATCAAGGAAGTTGTGCATGAAAACACCATGTTAACCGTCAAGCAAATCTTTTGTGAGTTGAACACTTCTCCAGAATTTGGCCAATTTTCAGAACCCGCTTTCCAGAAGGTTGAAACATATTTTAATAACTCAGCCATTGTACCTTTTATTGAAGCCATATGCAATTCGGATATGGATCAGGATGTGTCATGTCTTCAGCCTGTAGTTGTTTCAGAGGGTTTTGCACCAATCTCAGTTCTGCCAAGCCAGGAAGAACAACCACCTAATGCTTTGTCAGTTTTACATCCCCCTAAAAATGAAATTTCTGGTACTTTGTCCATTACTGAGAGTGAAACACTCAACTTTAAGTCTTCCAATGAGATACATTCTAGAAAGAGGAAGCGACTTGGATGGAGGACCATCCATGTAGCTGCTGAGTGTTGTCCTGATGCAGTTTCTGAGTACAACCATAGGTCCCCAGAGTCCTTGCTAAAACTTAAGAAACATTTGTTTTATTTAGGATGGAAAATGGAGCAAGCAAAGGATTGCAGCATCACTAGGACACGGTACATTGCTACTGATGGAAAGATATTCCATTCACTTCGTCAAGTTTCTAAGATGTTGGGAAAGTCAGGAACTCGGGCAGAAGGCCAAAAAACTTCATATGATGACCTCAACCTGTCTACTTGCCTGGCAAAAACACTGACATGCAGTGAGGTGTCTGAGATGCTATCTCCTTCTCAAGAACAAATCATTGATCCGGAATTCTGCCCTCAAGCGGTAATTGACTATTTTCTCGAAAGTGGGAAAAAGAAGCATCTGAACCTAAAAGCTAGGAAGCACCTAGCTGCAATAGGATGGGTGTTTTATTATCATTGGAAAAAGAGTGGCAAGAGAGAACTGCGGTACTTTTCTCCTAATGGGAAAGTACATTTCTCTCTTCAAAAGGCGTGCGAATGGTGTATGCAGCAGTGGGAAGCTGAGGGCCAGTTACCTGAATTAATTTCCCGATCAACTGCTCAACTTAATAAAGTCACAGTTTGTGAAATCAGCAAAACAAGAAAGAAGAGTAATCATGGTGAGATTCATGCAGGTGGCTGGAACATATCCAGATCTTCAAGAACAGTAACAGATGGTATAGAATCTCAGTCTTCAGCTCGTCTGTTGCGATCAAGTAAAAGAGCTCGGCTTTCTTCGTCCTTGCATCATACACCTCGAACAGTGTTATCTTGGTTGATAGACAATAATGTGGTTCTGCCCCGTGCCAAAGTGCAGTATCGTGGCAAAAGAGATGGTCATCCAATGGCAGAAGGGCGGATCACTCGTGCAGGGATCAAATGCAAGTGCTGCCAAAAAGTTTATGGAATTAGCAACTTTGAGGTGCATGCTGGAAGCAATTATCACAGACCTTCAGCAAATATATTTTTGGAAGACGGACGATCTCTTCTTGATTGTCAACTGCAGATGAAAGAAAAGACTAGTGTAAGAAGCACGAGGAAAAGACCACGTTCGTTGAAGAAAGGCAGCCATTTGGGCACAAACGACTACGTATGTTCTGTGTGCCATTACGGTGGTGAATTACTTCTGTGTGATGAGTGCCCATCTTCCTTTCATACTGGTTGCCTTGGAATGAAGGTATGTGTGTCTCTGTCTCCTAGTTTTGTTTCTTTCTCCTCTTAAAGATCCATATTGGCTCTACACTTGGTTTGATACCAACTGCATTATCTTGCTTAAACAGGAGGTCCCAGATGGAGAGTGGTTTTGCCCATCATGCTGTTGTGAAATGTGTGGACAGAGCAGATTTGATAAAAACAAAGACCACTTTACAGACAGCAGTCTACTTATTTGTTGTCAGTGTGAGCACAAGTGTAAGTAGctcttttgatccttttttatttatgttcCTACAACAGCTTATCTTAGGCATACAGAACTCTGTGGCATTACTGATGATGATCAATTTTACAGATCATGTTCGGTGCGTGAGAAATAAGGGTCTTCAAAAGCTGGATTATTATCCTGTAGGAAGTTGGTTTTGCAATAAGAGATGTGAGCAGGTATGTGGTTTCACGCCTAACACAGGAATAGAAAGCATGACATCATGAGTAGAGAGCAGAGTTACCATATCTTGTCAATTGTCTGATTGACAAGTTATTTCGGTGTAGAAAAATTTCTTATTGATATTCCAATGTTATCAATCCTAGGGAAATGTTTAATGCGTGAAAAACATCATGTTGACATGCACCAGTAATCAGTTTGTGTCTATTGAATTATTACTTTAAAGAAACATTTGTCTGAGTCAACTTAATATCTGTTGCAGATATATTTGGGTATCCGTCAACTTCTGGCAAAGCCAGTTATGGTGGGAAATGATAACCTCAGTTGGACTTTATTAAAGTACGTAAAATCTGACGATTTGGATTCTGATGCTGCTAATGATGAGTTCATCTTGGAGACTTATAGTAAACTTAGTGTTGCTCTGGATGTGATGCATGAATGCTTTGAGCCTGTCAAAGAACCTTACACAAGGAGAGATCTTATGGAAGATGTTATCTTCAATAGATGGTAATATACAACTTTGGAAATTCTTTAGTGACCATGTTGAATTATGTGCAAATATTTGTGTTCAACTGCATATTTTATGCAAAACAGAATTATTCATTTCATTGTTGACACCTTTCATCAAGGATTAGAGTAGAGCTCTCACCGGTCATGAACTTAATTACCCTTGATTTTGGACTTGCCATAATTAGAAGTAAGTTGAAAATGCCTTTATTACTTGTGACTATAGATGACATGGTACTCCGTATCAAAAAAACTATAGATGACATGGTATAGTATATCTCAAGTTGAGTACAGAGCCATATTAGTTTCGAAGCTGCAGTACCTAGCTGGGGTATTTGGTTCTAACCAGATGTTCTTTTGACAGCAAACTGTCTTGAGGGTTTATTAAGAAAATGCATTTTTTATCTCTCGAGTTACTTATATACTACTTTCAGAGACTTGTATGAacatactttaattatttgtgCGCTGAcaaaagttggaatttgaaattGCAGGTCAAAGCTGAATCGTTTAAATTTTCAGGGTTTCTATACTGTGCTTctggaaaaaaatgatgaagtgaTTACAGTAGCGACTGTAAGGTATCCATCCATTATATATTAGTATTTATCATTCAAGTATAGTTTTATTTCAGTATTGATCTCTTTAGTCTTATAAATTAGTTGAACAATGTGACTGAATCTTAGAAAGTAAGCTAACTCTTTCCTGCTCATAGGGTTTATGGAGAAAAGGTAGCCGAGGTTCCTCTTGTGGCAACGCGATTTCAGTACCGCCGACTTGGAATGTGTCGCATCTTAATGAATGAGCTTGAAAAGGTATGCAATTCTACTTTCTTTTTCTGCCTGGGGGAGGAAGGAAGAGTTGTTGCTGAGGATGTACCTATATATGTGGTTAAAAGTTCCCCAAAATTTACTTAATTATGCAGGGATGTTCATGAaagctattatttttttttttgaaactggtaactatTCATGAAAGCTATTATTTGTAGGAGATATCTTtgagtttttaatttttagtcaTGTGGTTCTTTCCTTCCATGgatatataattaatattttcgACGCTATGCATTTGAGTTGACCATTTGGGGCCATCCGCTTGTTCTCCTTATCAGAAGGATAAACATGCATTTTATAGGAGAGAAACGTTTTGACACAGTTATTTTGGTTCTCTAGATGTCATGTTAGCAGCAGTCTTAGGGATTCTTTTTTCTGCTCCAACTCTCAAGTATGCTTCGTCGATGTCAAGTTCTTGTTTCTATCAAAACAAGGACCTTAATTCTAGTTAAAATAGTTGATGGTATGGGGCATAAATGACAGTGGGAATTCCAATGGTCCTTAAAACTATGGCTACTTTCTTTTTCGCAATACGAAACAAAAACATTCAACCTTTAATTTGAGTCAGCTGCTGCGTACTGCTAAGCTTGAAAAATGTGTGAAGTAGTTTTTAAACGTGTGGATTTGCAGATAATCATGAACATGCTTTGAGATAGTTTGAATATACTTGTCATTTGATCTAATGCTATTTTGTTATTCATTCCAGAAACTCGTGGAATTAGGAGTTGAGAGACTAGTTTTGCCAGCTGTCCCCAACGTGCTAAACACATGGACCACTTCATTTGGGTTCTCAGTGGTGAGAGAATCTCAGAGACTAAACTTGTTGAATTACACTTTCCTTGATTTCCAGGGTACAATAATGTGTCAGAAACTCCTCCAGAATATCCCTCCAGAGGTATCAAGTGGATCAACAGGTAAAACTCTTCATTTACTATGACAGGAGATGGCGATTTGATATGGATGTACTAAAACATTCATTTTTATCCAGAAACCTATCAAACTCAATTTGAGTACATAAACAGCATGGAGAATGTTGAGTTGGATGGAAACAGTGCGCTTTCTGAGGTTCTCCAAGCTGAGCAAATTGAGGGGAGTGAAATTGTGGACCAAGGATCTGCAGAGTATGTTTCCCCTTTGTTTTCTCTGTTTTTAAAAGATTGTAATCAGGAGCTATAACATTCAAATCATGCAGAGCGTAACATGAAAATTGTAATAAGACTTTGATAACCTAATAGCCTATTCAAGCTTAATAATCATGTCGTGATCATTCTAACTACATAATAGCCTCAGCTAATccttattccataatataaggTGAGGGTAGGGGCATGTTTTATTGGGGTTGAAAGTCCTATGCTTTGGTAAGTCCGGGGACGACATATCGCGATTAAGTGGTTTTGAGTTTTAGAAGAGCTATGTATGAGATGTGAAGATTCAAATTTCTATTGATTGAGAATAAATCACAATCCGGCTGTATGAGAAATTGCAGAAACCTAACAAAATCATTGCAAAGGACCCTGTTTAGAATGTCATATAGTTAGCCCAAACCACCACAACGTCCCTAACCAATCCACAGTGTGTAAAAGCTGTGTGCTTAGATTGTCTCATCAGATTAACTTTGGCAATTTAATGATGATGCATGGTGTTGGACTTGATGGTCTCTGCATTTTTCATTGTCAAACTACCGTTTTGAACATTCCTCTTAAGGGATGAGGAGCGCTCTTGTGTGTACCGTTTACTATTCTTGCTTAAGAAGCATTCAGTTTGAGAAAAGTGGTCCATCGAGATGATGCTTACCCAACGAAGgtgtaaatttttattttactggTTCATCAAGGGTTTCTTTAGACTACATGTGGGTCAAGAATATTGTAGTACATAGTTGCCAACTTGAAAGGCTtgactcttcttctttttggcaaGAGAATACATCTGAGATATAGCTTATAGGTGTcgaaaataaaaatttcttttGCAGAATAAGAGGTTCTAAGTTTAAGCCTTCTTCCAGAGACCTAACAAGAACTTTTCAGAGGACCCTGTTTAGAATGTCATATGTTTAACCCAGAACACCCCAACCACAACAATGTGTAAAGGAGGAGCAAAGCCATGTACTTAGCTGGTCTCATCATGTTAGGTATAGAGATTTTATGGTGTTTGACTTCATCGTGGTCTCTTCATTTTCAATTTTGCTTCGGATTGGTTAAGAAAACTCAATTTGGCAAAGATAGtgtaaaacacacacacacacacacaaacacaggGATGATTACGTGGTGAACCATAGATACTGTGCAGGTATGCCCCATAACATGGTGCATACACTTTAAGATGTAAGATTTTGGATTGTCTTTTGTGTTTATATGTCTATTCTTCAAAGAGACGGGGATATGGATAGGGGATTAGGAAGTTTAGCAAATGAACATCTTACTTATTGCTCTACTatttgtataataaagttgGGTTGCAGAGGCTGTTTGTAGTTATATTGTAGGTTGATCAGTGAAAGAGTTTAGTCTTGATTGACTTTGGAACAGTGAACACATTTAGGATCCGAATGCCCACTTAGAACTTGATTGTTTTCTTCTGCTGTTGTTGTGTCCAAACCCTGGCAATTTCTTTCCCCGCTGATAAAAACTTAACTGTTGTACTATTTCTCAGTGCATCTGGAGGATGTGAAACCAATGATATGGATGCTCCAGCTCCTCTCATTATCGTGGTACATTTCCTTTGCTCAGAACATTGTCTCCGGAGATTTTTCTTACTTAGATCCTCATGTTAAGTATAATTGTTTGTGGTCTTTGAACAGGCGAACCAACAAGCTCCTCTTGGCTGCCTGCCTTACCAGGATGAAACTAGTCCGGATTACGGAGCTGAAGTTACTGATGGTAAGGTTTTTGAGAAAGTAGGTGCTGGCCAATACATATGTTACAAGCGGAGAAGAAGATACCAGCCTGTGGAAGCTAAGCTGGTATTGGAAGGGGTAACTATCTAGGAAGCTGGTAAATTATTAGAAAAAGATAACCATGGAACTGTGGCATCTCTTAGAAGGCCAAATATTTTTGCTCCGTTAACCTTCTTTTTTCCTCCTTAAGGAGATAACTTTAGGCTGTTGGTCTCtagctcatatatatatgctcatGTACAGCTATCTCTAGGTACTATTAGCTACTATACATCTTTTCTAATCCTGAAAGTACAAATGTATAGAGCCAAAGTCAACGGCTTGCAAGTATTCACTGTCGCTCTGCGAATGTAAGCCAATTCATTTATAAAAAGCAGAATGTTTGAGAAATTTTCCATCATGGGTTTCGTGGCAACAAATGGAGGAACGTACGGGTGGTTGACGGCCATGGACGAGGGTATGGTTACTTTTGGTAATCAGATACTTTGTTATACACCCATAGAAAGAATAAAACAAGGCAATGTTATAAAGTAGACTCTTATGGGAAAGAGGAAGTTATCCAATGTCGACTCATTCCTTCTCTGTTTTCGCTTGCAACATTGAATCTGTTGACTTGATCATCAGTTAATCGGCACCACTAAACACCCAAATGCTTTCTGTAAAGCCCCGAACTATTTTAACACTCCTTAAAGCTTTGAACTAATACCCGTTCAATGACGGTTTAAATAGCAGAGAAATCCTTTCCTCTGGTAATGTGCAAAACTATCGGGTTAAGTTCACAAATGGCTTCCATAAAGGGTGGTTTTGATTTTTCGCCTCCATTTAACAAAATTTTTAGAAATAGCCTATGCTTAAATTCGTTAGGCTAAACTTTTGTTGTCCATCGTACATAAATTCGTTTTGCctataaggcagaattttagaATATTTCAAGACAGTTAACCTGTTCCATTGACCACAACTTCTACCTATGGGCAAAGGCTAGAATTTATGCCTATAAGGCGGAAGTTTAGAATATTTCAAAACAGTGAGCCTACTAAAATAACAACAAGTTCTATCTATAGGCAAAAGTTAGAACTTATGTCTCATTGGAAACTTAAGTTCTTCTCAGCGAATTTTTTCAGGTTAAGGTAATTTTTTAGAGATTTTATTAAGCAGCGACAAAATTTCAAGACCGGACACTTTTGAAGATGCCACGCGTCATTTTATGAAAACTATCAACTGTGTCGTTGGGAAATCTATTTTCGACCTTattagaattattaaaattgtTGAGTATTTCTTGATGATCCGAACCCTAATATTTGTAGAGGTGAATCAATGAAGATGGTTCTAAGGGGAATTGTCAACATAGAGGTGATCCTTAAGGGGAAGATGTACTTGAGTGCACATAAAGAGAACATACAAAGCTATGAAGTTGCTTGAGTGCACATGAAGAGATATGAAGCTACTATGAATTTTCATCATGGAAAAGGGGAAATTTGTTTAGTTGCTTTAATCTGAATTTTAATTCAAGATCTTATGaaattttgatgattgacatataatatataattgacaatcaacattcaaGAAGGATGGACAAATATATAGAAGAATCAGGTCCTTAATAGATCTCCAAAAGAAACTGGTAAAGTTGACAACAAGTATGCACAAACACAGAAAGAATCAGGTCCTTTGCGGAAGAACTGGAGACTATTTGGTCCAAGCATAAGAAGTTGTTCTACGCGCAAAGAAGGAAACCTTGAAGAATTGAAATTAAGGCTTAATCAAATTCTACAAGAAACACAAGTTCAAGacataaaaatattatcatAATTGAACATATGGAATTAGCtttgaaataggagaaaacaagtaaaagtcTACGCGGATTGGAAATCAAGTCAAACTTTGTTTAGGTTCTTGATTTGGAGAACAAGAAGCGACCATCTTACTCCTATATAAAGCAACACATTGATGCTGGTTCAGATAAGAAAATCGAGAGAAAATAGAGTGAGATCTATTTAGAGTGTCTTCAGACAGCAAGAGAAAGAATCAACTGCAACGAAGAAGAACCTGTTCCTATTAAGATTTATTCATTCACTTTTTCAATATGTAATAGTTAGATTCTCTGTTTTGTATACAACCTACTTACTTTATTAGAAGTTTTGTATTAGGTTGCATTGAGTTGTAGGGGACTTCTTAGACTAGGTAGAGTCTTTGAAAAAGTTAGCTACACTTAGAGAGAAGTGTAGAAGGGGATAAGTGTTGTAGTGGTCAGTTCCTTAGGTGCAAATAGTTGTAATTAAGTCTTTGTAGTGGTCAATTCCTTAGGTGCAAATAATTGTAATCTTAAAATTTCCCGATTTACCGTGGAGATTTTCGAATCCAATTGGAGATAAGTCGCAATTTTTTGCCTCCcttaagcaaggagtttttcatgTAAAGATCCTCATGTGATTAACTATTCCTCAATTTACTTCTTGTTTACTGTTGAAACAGTAAGTTAGGTGACAACTTAAACTATCAAGAAAAAAACACAACTTTTGAAATCTAAATTGTATATGGAACAAAATTTTAACATCAAGAGGAGGTTTg
This is a stretch of genomic DNA from Lycium ferocissimum isolate CSIRO_LF1 unplaced genomic scaffold, AGI_CSIRO_Lferr_CH_V1 ctg4857, whole genome shotgun sequence. It encodes these proteins:
- the LOC132044567 gene encoding uncharacterized protein LOC132044567 isoform X2 yields the protein MVVIQEPINVKIPRKLEVGEKVEVRSIESGFRGSWYSATVIASYDLVRQVRYDDLLSDDGSINLIESVNVSPMLDGVIPSEKMPLTYRGLIRPLPPPLQFTRWVLRYGQCVDLFYQDAWWEGVIFDHEDGADERRIFFPDMGDEMKAQLDNLRITQDWDEVSEEWKARDSWIFLEIIEEIEQLHPLVVSLKQIWYEIREKNGYENLKEWTSTSRDIWRNLIKEVVHENTMLTVKQIFCELNTSPEFGQFSEPAFQKVETYFNNSAIVPFIEAICNSDMDQDVSCLQPVVVSEGFAPISVLPSQEEQPPNALSVLHPPKNEISGTLSITESETLNFKSSNEIHSRKRKRLGWRTIHVAAECCPDAVSEYNHRSPESLLKLKKHLFYLGWKMEQAKDCSITRTRYIATDGKIFHSLRQVSKMLGKSGTRAEGQKTSYDDLNLSTCLAKTLTCSEVSEMLSPSQEQIIDPEFCPQAVIDYFLESGKKKHLNLKARKHLAAIGWVFYYHWKKSGKRELRYFSPNGKVHFSLQKACEWCMQQWEAEGQLPELISRSTAQLNKVTVCEISKTRKKSNHGEIHAGGWNISRSSRTVTDGIESQSSARLLRSSKRARLSSSLHHTPRTVLSWLIDNNVVLPRAKVQYRGKRDGHPMAEGRITRAGIKCKCCQKVYGISNFEVHAGSNYHRPSANIFLEDGRSLLDCQLQMKEKTSVRSTRKRPRSLKKGSHLGTNDYVCSVCHYGGELLLCDECPSSFHTGCLGMKEVPDGEWFCPSCCCEMCGQSRFDKNKDHFTDSSLLICCQCEHKYHVRCVRNKGLQKLDYYPVGSWFCNKRCEQIYLGIRQLLAKPVMVGNDNLSWTLLKYVKSDDLDSDAANDEFILETYSKLSVALDVMHECFEPVKEPYTRRDLMEDVIFNRWSKLNRLNFQGFYTVLLEKNDEVITVATVRVYGEKVAEVPLVATRFQYRRLGMCRILMNELEKKLVELGVERLVLPAVPNVLNTWTTSFGFSVVRESQRLNLLNYTFLDFQGTIMCQKLLQNIPPEVSSGSTAYQTQFEYINSMENVELDGNSALSEVLQAEQIEGSEIVDQGSADASGGCETNDMDAPAPLIIVANQQAPLGCLPYQDETSPDYGAEVTDGKVFEKVGAGQYICYKRRRRYQPVEAKLVLEGVTI
- the LOC132044567 gene encoding uncharacterized protein LOC132044567 isoform X1 → MVVIQEPINVKIPRKLEVGEKVEVRSIESGFRGSWYSATVIASYDLVRQVRYDDLLSDDGSINLIESVNVSPMLDGVIPSEKMPLTYRGLIRPLPPPLQFTRWVLRYGQCVDLFYQDAWWEGVIFDHEDGADERRIFFPDMGDEMKAQLDNLRITQDWDEVSEEWKARDSWIFLEIIEEIEQLHPLVVSLKQIWYEIREKNGYENLKEWTSTSRDIWRNLIKEVVHENTMLTVKQIFCELNTSPEFGQFSEPAFQKVETYFNNSAIVPFIEAICNSDMDQDVSCLQPVVVSEGFAPISVLPSQEEQPPNALSVLHPPKNEISGTLSITESETLNFKSSNEIHSRKRKRLGWRTIHVAAECCPDAVSEYNHRSPESLLKLKKHLFYLGWKMEQAKDCSITRTRYIATDGKIFHSLRQVSKMLGKSGTRAEGQKTSYDDLNLSTCLAKTLTCSEVSEMLSPSQEQIIDPEFCPQAVIDYFLESGKKKHLNLKARKHLAAIGWVFYYHWKKSGKRELRYFSPNGKVHFSLQKACEWCMQQWEAEGQLPELISRSTAQLNKVTVCEISKTRKKSNHGEIHAGGWNISRSSRTVTDGIESQSSARLLRSSKRARLSSSLHHTPRTVLSWLIDNNVVLPRAKVQYRGKRDGHPMAEGRITRAGIKCKCCQKVYGISNFEVHAGSNYHRPSANIFLEDGRSLLDCQLQMKEKTSVRSTRKRPRSLKKGSHLGTNDYVCSVCHYGGELLLCDECPSSFHTGCLGMKEVPDGEWFCPSCCCEMCGQSRFDKNKDHFTDSSLLICCQCEHKYHVRCVRNKGLQKLDYYPVGSWFCNKRCEQIYLGIRQLLAKPVMVGNDNLSWTLLKYVKSDDLDSDAANDEFILETYSKLSVALDVMHECFEPVKEPYTRRDLMEDVIFNRWSKLNRLNFQGFYTVLLEKNDEVITVATVRVYGEKVAEVPLVATRFQYRRLGMCRILMNELEKKLVELGVERLVLPAVPNVLNTWTTSFGFSVVRESQRLNLLNYTFLDFQGTIMCQKLLQNIPPEVSSGSTETYQTQFEYINSMENVELDGNSALSEVLQAEQIEGSEIVDQGSADASGGCETNDMDAPAPLIIVANQQAPLGCLPYQDETSPDYGAEVTDGKVFEKVGAGQYICYKRRRRYQPVEAKLVLEGVTI